gcagagaaAGACGCAAAGGGAAGGGAGTTGCAAGGAGCGGTGGCTTGCAGCGGCAAGTGGTGGAGAGAGAAAAGTTGTAATGgtgataataataaaaaatgcaaaGGATTGGATAAAGGCTCGGTTTCAAAACTGGTCATCGGATTAGAATACACCACGTGTCAGTTTTTAAAGTGGATATTGAAAAGAGCaattcggctctcctccagccgtggcgcgGGAGTTGGAAGATCCAAGCCAGCAAAACAAGAGGTGTTTGAGTCATTTCATAGGTGCCCCTTATTTTTtatgggctggatcctccagcccCCGCCATGGCTGGAAGAGCAATTAGGCTCTCCTCTAGCCGTaacgggagctggaggatccaccACAGTCAAAAGAGGGGTGTTTGGACAATTTAACTGGCGGCCCTCCCTATTTTGActaggctggatcctccagctctgGCCACGGCCGGAGGAGAGCCAGGTACTGGTAGATGGGaacttgagacttgagaggataaaaaagCCACTCTATTTACGTTTTTTTAGAAGGAAGGGGATTGGGAATAGGAGGTTGATATTAATAGACCGTGTTATGCGTCTATAAACTTTTATTGGGTTCTTAGATGGGATATTggcttagtttttttttgggtagataacaaggctattcattcatgcatgcccaacgCCAACAGAAAAATTGGATACATAAAAAGATACTAAAAAAATATAGGTAGCATGACCAACAGAAGGTTTGGGTATACAGAACCCAGACCGACGAAGTGGAAAGCGACCCGGTCTCGCATGCCAAAGACTGAGTCATCCAGAGAAGGGGATGGGTGAAAGCCATTGCCCCAGATAAAGCGCTGTCAACACAACAACTGATAAGCTCATGCACTTTCGTGCCAAAAGAAAGGACCCCAAAAGTGTCGAAAAGATCTGCGCCATCATGCCCACACGAGCCGGCACGCTGCAGCGCCGAGAGGAGCTTCGGTGACTGGTGACTGGGTCACAAGATTTGTACAGCGAGAGGGGTAACGGAGCCGGCCATTTCCATGGCGACACCAACTCCagaacctaaaaaagaaaaagaaggtggTGGAACTTGGCAccacccaaataaaaaagaaaaatcttccACACAAAACACCTCGGGGTTGCGCACAGCTAGCATTGTCGATACGTCCAACAACTGCAGGGACTGAAACTGCATCAGCATCAGTCACGTCCCCCTGTCTATGAGGCTTCCGCCATCGTATCGCCCAGGTTAAGAGCCCACCCGAAACCATCAGCAGAGATGAAGACGAAGACGCTGACACCGCCTTGGTGGAAGTCGAAGAGCACCCTGACGTGGGCAGTGAGCAGGGGAACCACGACCTTGCGCTTGAAGATCCAGAGAAAACAGAAGGTAACGCTGctagaaggagaaggagatctTGTATTGTCCATGCACTTGGGCTCAGCATCATTCCAAGCGAACCAGATGCAAAGGAAGATTCCAACGTTGGTCGACAGGGCAAGCTTCTGGCATTCCTTGTCCAGATTGAAGAGATCTGTTGTCGGAGGGTAGTGGTGCTTGAGAGATAGGTTGCGTTTGGACCTGAGCTCGCCGTTGGAGACGTCGTCGGCTTCGGCGTCTTCTTCGCTGGGGGATCTGATGAGCATGGTGAGAAAAATGGAACACGCACTAAGGCGGAGAGTTAAACACACACTGCGGCGGAGAAACTAACAAGCACGGcggcagaaaaataaaatcacgCACTCTGTGGCgataggagaagagaaaagaaaaacctaaccctaaaacCCAAGCTATTGATCACTCTCAATAGAAGTAGCGGCAGCAAATCGATTCAGCATCAGTAAAATTAGGAATCAAATCAGAGGCAGCGAGAGCACAAAATCCGCAATCGGCAACCAATACGATTACTCTGAAGACTTTGCGTTGCTTCTTTGATGTCTCTTCTGCTTCGTTTTCTTCGTTCAGTGCTTCAAACAGAGTAGACACAGAGAAAGATTAAATCTTTGATGTCTCTTATCTTAAACATCATGGTGGAGGACCTCCAACCTTGATTCTGCATTGCTTCTTTGATGGGCTTAGTTTAAAAGATATTTTTATTGAAAGCTTATATGGGCCTAAACATAAAACATAGTTTGGGCCTTATTTATACTGTAACTTAAAAGTGTTTTAAGTGAAAGTCTGCATGAGGATTGTATATTGAACCTAAATCCTGGCCCATTTAACCCATCTGGTTCTGACCCAACCCTGAGTGACCCAATTGTTCAATCACCAGACTCTAATAATTAATATTCTCCATAAGGGTAAAATCCCTaacaattaataattttttaaattattaatttGAGGCTCATTTATGTGTTTATTCTTTCTTGGCCCACTGGAGGGTTCAGTAAGGTCAGGAAGCttatgaaaaataataaattattttttttagactTTGATTATTTTCAAAACCTATTTATGACTAGATGACACCCATATACTATGTAAAATTGGACTTGAGAATTTTTATGAACTTGCGAGTTGGACTTGCATTTTTAGGCACTTTAGATGTTATTTTGGGCTTGTAAACTCTAGTTTGCATTAACTAAgagttaattaaattaaatatggTTAATAGATTGTTAATTTTCATATTTGTAAATTATGAAGGGCCATATTATTGCATACATGGTGGTTATGGGATTTTAAAATGAGAtgtatattttaatttttagtcaCGAGATGTGATGCATGTGATGTATATTTGTAAACTCCCTATTTATACCCGTACTGAGAAAACAAGTATGATATGAGAACTGACCTTCGAATTTTCACGAGCCATATATTGTTAGAATCATTTTTCAGAATACTATCCAATGATGTGAATATCAGACATAAATTTGACTGGGAGAATAGTTAAAACTATGCTCGAAGTGGAGAACCTGCAAAATAGTAATTTGAATAACAAGTGCCCAAATGGCGTCCTCTTCGCACCAGAGGCTAGATTCGGTCTTAAAATGACAAAACTCTTCTTATTATAAAAGTTCTGAGCAATTTTGGAAAGGTTACATTGTCTAAATTATACCAAGGGCAAAACGATCATTTTTCACCATGATCATCGAGCGAGGTGTAAAACTTAATTCTTCATCATAAAATTTATTGTTTGCAGACTTCGAATTTGGTTCTATTGAATCCCAAGTTAGCTATGTTTACCTCCTTTTGATTTCGATTGATTTGCTTTAgtttttcatttactttcttCATGTAAAATGAGGTATACcgttattgtttttttgtttttgcctaTAAGAGTGGTGGTAGGCAAAACATGGATTTTACCTGAGGAAGACTCTTTTTTCTTTCGAGAAAATTCACTATTTCTCACACATGGGCTAGATTAAACTTGAGATTAGTTATCAAATAtgcattttaaattttaaattactTCCTCAAGCTTCTAGTGCTCCCAAAAATTCTATGTTACTATGGAAGGCTACAACAACAATATGCAAAGAACACAAGAGATTATTGGgggtaataattaaaagcaGAAATCAAATACACACTCAAGGATTTACTGTTTAGTGAAGAGAGAGACAACGTTCCCTTTTCTTCTAGGGTGATTCTCTgattctagagagagagagaggaatttttcctttactttctaatttgacAAGGACCTGTTCTTATGTGATTATTTACCTTGACTAATTATTTACACATCAAGTATGATATAGTCTGGTTGACATATTCCTATCTAACCAAAAAAGAGGGGAAGTTGGGTTGACCTTTGAACACAATTGATAGTTTAAATGATAAGAAAAAGGGGTAATTATTATGAGTATCCTACACTTGgtctatatttactaaaactacctTACTTTAAACTTTCGAAGTCGTAGGTATCATTAGATGGAATAATACTAAGGGCACAATATGTAATATGAGGTATAgttttcttacccaaaaaaaaatatatgaggTATAGTTTCTTCATGTGCATTTCAATCATTGATGATGTTGGTAGTTTAAATAATCTCACATCAGCTACTAATTAGCCTACAATATAATCCGCGTTTACAgataatattaaataattaatttttgaaaaaaacaaattaaaattttattataataaattgtttattaaaaacattgccttttttttaaggaaaaaataatGTTTACAGGTAGTGTAGTTTTTGCACCCAGACTCGAGCGCAAGAAGTTATCGTTCCACCCTGTCCACCCTGTGGAAAATGAAAATCCCATCCACGTTGATGCTTGTGcacacgctctcattggcccccgcatTGATGCAGGGGCTACAAGCCTCGATAGTAATATCTTgccctttttctttattatgttttatattTTAACTTTGGGTCAACGTTCTCTGTGGAGGAGTGTGGCCCCTGTGGGTgtgttggcatcatgggggcaggatttttgcctttcatgggggcgaTGTGGTCATTTCGCCTCCCTCTATGTTTGGGTGTTGGCGGTACAGTCCCCCACAAAATTTTTCTCCTTTCATTTTTGTGGACTTTAGCTGGTTTGATAATAAAAAggctcattttt
The sequence above is a segment of the Telopea speciosissima isolate NSW1024214 ecotype Mountain lineage chromosome 7, Tspe_v1, whole genome shotgun sequence genome. Coding sequences within it:
- the LOC122668245 gene encoding WD repeat-containing protein LWD1-like, coding for MLIRSPSEEDAEADDVSNGELRSKRNLSLKHHYPPTTDLFNLDKECQKLALSTNVGIFLCIWFAWNDAEPKCMDNTRSPSPSSSVTFCFLWIFKRKVVVPLLTAHVRVLFDFHQGGVSVFVFISADGFGWALNLGDTMAEAS